In one Candidatus Thermoplasmatota archaeon genomic region, the following are encoded:
- a CDS encoding aminodeoxychorismate/anthranilate synthase component II gives MTKILVIDNYDSFVYNIAQYLGELGSEVHVVRNDSPALDQHIGKVDGYVVSPGPGHPKDSKRSLEILSNNGFGRPVLGVCLGHQAIALVNGGSVIRSGQVVHGKVSKISHNGDPLFEGIPSPFTATRYHSLLVSRERLPGSIEILATTEGGEIMALKVRGMEVYGVQFHPESVMTSHGKVLLSNFLRMCGR, from the coding sequence ATGACCAAGATACTCGTCATAGACAACTACGACTCATTCGTGTACAATATCGCCCAGTACCTCGGCGAGCTCGGTTCCGAGGTCCACGTCGTGAGGAACGATTCGCCCGCGCTGGACCAGCACATCGGCAAGGTGGATGGCTATGTCGTATCGCCTGGTCCAGGGCACCCAAAGGACTCGAAGCGGAGCCTCGAGATTCTGTCGAACAACGGCTTCGGCAGGCCCGTGCTCGGGGTCTGCCTGGGACACCAGGCGATCGCCCTGGTCAATGGCGGCTCGGTGATCAGATCCGGCCAGGTCGTCCACGGCAAGGTCAGCAAGATATCGCACAACGGTGACCCTTTGTTCGAGGGAATCCCTTCGCCGTTCACGGCGACTCGCTATCATTCTCTCTTGGTGAGCCGAGAACGTCTTCCAGGTTCTATCGAAATCCTTGCCACGACCGAAGGTGGCGAGATCATGGCGCTCAAGGTGAGGGGCATGGAAGTGTACGGCGTCCAGTTCCATCCTGAGTCCGTCATGACGTCCCACGGCAAGGTCCTCCTGTCTAACTTCCTCAGGATGTGTGGGCGATGA
- the trpD gene encoding anthranilate phosphoribosyltransferase: MIQDAIRKAVDGGDLTVEESRSVMTDLISGVATQAQIASFATAMRMKGETEQELLGFALAMRERAERIEAPEGAVDLCGTGGDGFNTFNISTVSSFVVAAAGVPVAKHGNRAVSSRSGSADVLSALGVVVDMEPVHVRRCLDEVGLCFMFAPIFHPSMKQVSAARREMGLRTFFNILGPMTNPAGVRNQLIGVYDPELAPTMAKVLLDLGTSHAMLVNGSGMDEITTLGTTRVVEATGGDNHTIVEYELSPEMFGLDVACPEDIKGGDPQENARMMLSVLKGKPSPRSDIVALNAGAALYVSGRAHTIHAGLDIARDILRNGRAMTKLEDFARTMRNLELERQMSQNADGLCERRLLPETVAGRAGEIASALTRRIISQDGGAGALAVLDKDVIERPNMLSVILLRRTLALLTSGVSEVQIVPHEPKSLSQAITSSEGLALIAEYKPSSPSAPPLLIPPDPERMLHVYDASGVRGLSVLVEPDYFSGSPELFSFFRARSSLPMLFKDFVVRPEQIELASRIGADAVLLIAKALTPEALGEFADACISSSIEPLVELHDEQDLAKLVSSGCMDSVKMVGVNSRDLRSLKTNLGALEALRRAIPDDKVTIAESGLRSHEDISLVRGFDAVLVGSAFMQTEDLERKVSEIAGACRGVTR; encoded by the coding sequence ATGATCCAGGACGCCATAAGGAAGGCGGTTGACGGCGGCGACCTGACCGTCGAAGAATCAAGGTCCGTGATGACGGACTTGATATCCGGCGTTGCGACGCAGGCTCAGATAGCATCGTTTGCCACGGCTATGCGGATGAAGGGTGAGACAGAGCAGGAACTCTTGGGGTTCGCGCTCGCAATGCGTGAGAGGGCAGAGAGGATAGAGGCTCCTGAAGGAGCGGTGGACCTCTGCGGGACCGGAGGAGATGGCTTCAATACTTTCAATATCAGCACTGTCTCATCGTTCGTGGTGGCCGCGGCGGGGGTTCCCGTCGCAAAGCACGGGAACAGGGCTGTCTCAAGCAGATCGGGTTCGGCGGACGTCCTCTCGGCTCTCGGAGTGGTCGTGGACATGGAACCCGTGCATGTTCGGAGATGCCTCGACGAAGTGGGTCTGTGTTTCATGTTCGCTCCGATCTTCCACCCTTCTATGAAGCAAGTCTCCGCTGCAAGGAGGGAGATGGGCCTGAGGACTTTCTTCAACATTCTGGGTCCGATGACCAATCCCGCGGGTGTGCGGAACCAGTTGATTGGAGTGTACGATCCGGAGTTGGCTCCGACGATGGCGAAGGTCCTCCTCGACTTGGGGACATCTCACGCGATGCTCGTCAACGGATCGGGAATGGACGAGATCACCACTCTCGGAACTACGCGGGTGGTCGAAGCGACGGGCGGAGACAACCATACCATTGTGGAATACGAGCTTTCTCCGGAGATGTTCGGCTTGGATGTCGCATGTCCCGAGGACATCAAGGGTGGGGATCCTCAGGAGAATGCCAGGATGATGTTGTCAGTCCTCAAGGGAAAGCCGTCACCAAGGTCGGACATAGTCGCCCTCAACGCTGGTGCCGCGCTATACGTCTCGGGGAGAGCCCACACAATCCACGCAGGCCTGGACATCGCTCGCGATATCCTTCGGAACGGCAGGGCGATGACCAAGCTAGAGGACTTCGCCCGAACGATGCGCAACCTCGAGCTCGAAAGACAGATGAGCCAGAACGCTGACGGACTATGCGAGAGAAGGCTTCTCCCAGAGACCGTCGCTGGCAGGGCGGGCGAGATTGCTTCTGCTCTCACGAGGCGCATAATCAGCCAAGACGGCGGAGCGGGAGCGCTCGCCGTTCTCGACAAGGATGTCATCGAACGACCGAACATGCTCTCGGTGATACTGCTCAGGAGGACGCTGGCCCTCCTCACGAGCGGAGTGTCCGAGGTCCAGATAGTTCCCCACGAACCCAAGTCGTTGTCCCAGGCGATAACGTCATCTGAGGGCCTAGCATTGATTGCGGAATACAAACCATCTTCCCCGTCAGCTCCGCCATTGCTCATTCCACCGGACCCCGAGCGCATGTTGCACGTCTACGATGCGTCAGGAGTCCGCGGGCTATCAGTCCTGGTCGAGCCGGACTACTTCTCAGGCAGTCCGGAACTGTTCTCCTTCTTCAGAGCTAGGTCTTCCCTTCCGATGCTCTTCAAGGACTTCGTGGTGCGCCCTGAGCAGATCGAGTTGGCATCTCGGATAGGTGCGGACGCCGTGCTTCTGATCGCCAAAGCCTTGACGCCCGAAGCGCTCGGGGAGTTCGCAGATGCCTGCATATCCAGCAGCATTGAACCGTTGGTGGAGCTCCATGACGAGCAAGACCTCGCGAAGCTGGTCTCATCGGGATGCATGGATTCAGTCAAGATGGTGGGAGTCAACAGCAGAGACCTGAGATCTCTCAAGACTAATCTTGGTGCCTTGGAGGCTCTGAGGAGGGCAATACCCGACGACAAGGTGACGATAGCCGAGAGCGGGCTGCGGTCGCATGAAGACATTTCCCTGGTCCGTGGATTCGACGCCGTCCTTGTGGGTTCCGCGTTCATGCAGACGGAAGATCTGGAGCGCAAGGTCTCGGAGATCGCAGGAGCGTGCAGAGGGGTGACCAGGTGA
- a CDS encoding phosphoribosylanthranilate isomerase, which produces MKVKICGVTNLSDAVMCEDMGADAVGFVHFPGRLRSIPLGLISEICSTMGPLTTKVLVCAPSGQDHAVELASSCGVDAIQLYTMSPEQLNDIRETGVKVLRVIRPDRSLALEFVDSVDALVFEGGEPGMGTPYDYSSIPVDCCPRAIIAGGLNPTNLSLAKALRPYALDVSSGVERSPGKKDPNMVSEFVRRCKE; this is translated from the coding sequence GTGAAGGTCAAGATATGCGGCGTGACGAACCTCTCTGATGCGGTCATGTGCGAAGACATGGGAGCAGATGCGGTTGGGTTCGTTCACTTCCCAGGAAGGCTCCGGAGCATCCCTCTTGGGTTGATCTCTGAGATATGCTCGACCATGGGTCCTCTGACCACAAAGGTCCTGGTCTGTGCTCCTTCCGGGCAGGATCATGCCGTTGAGTTGGCAAGCAGTTGCGGGGTCGACGCCATCCAGCTTTACACCATGAGCCCCGAGCAGCTGAACGATATCCGGGAGACCGGTGTGAAGGTATTGCGCGTGATCAGGCCCGATAGATCTCTAGCACTTGAGTTCGTTGATTCCGTGGATGCGCTTGTGTTCGAGGGTGGAGAGCCTGGCATGGGGACACCCTACGACTACTCCAGTATTCCAGTGGACTGTTGTCCTAGGGCAATCATTGCGGGCGGCCTCAATCCAACGAACCTCAGTTTGGCAAAGGCCCTGCGCCCCTATGCCCTGGATGTGTCGAGCGGCGTCGAGCGCTCTCCTGGCAAGAAAGATCCCAATATGGTCTCCGAATTCGTGAGGAGGTGCAAGGAATGA
- the trpB gene encoding tryptophan synthase subunit beta: MRRKGYFGLYGGFYVPEILVTALDQLANEYTRLRRDGAFNDELSHLLRTYAGRPTPLYECKRLSERAGGARLFLKREDLAHTGSHKINNALGQVLLARSMGKKRVIAETGAGQHGVATATACALLGIECEIFMGEVDVARQKLNCYRMELLGAKVNPVKTGSRTLKDAINEALRDYAATSDHTHYVIGSVVGPHPYPTIVRDFQSIIGREAKSQIRRAIGKLPDALVACVGGGSNSIGLFHPFVRDKRVAMYGVEAGGEGIDSGKHSASLVAGSDGVLHGFRTLVLQDPEGQISETHSIAAGLDYPAVGPEHAFFKDKGRIKYAAVNDQAALSAFHLLSETEGIIPALESAHAVAYTVRLAKTMDKDQTIIVNLSGRGDKDVNQVAELEGRL, translated from the coding sequence ATGAGACGCAAAGGTTACTTCGGCCTCTACGGTGGATTCTACGTCCCTGAGATACTCGTGACCGCCTTGGACCAGCTGGCGAACGAATACACGCGTCTTCGAAGAGACGGGGCATTCAATGATGAACTCAGCCATCTTCTGAGGACATATGCCGGCCGCCCGACCCCTCTCTACGAGTGCAAGAGGTTGAGTGAGAGAGCGGGTGGAGCAAGGCTGTTCCTCAAGAGGGAGGATCTTGCGCACACGGGTTCCCACAAGATCAACAATGCGCTCGGCCAGGTCCTGCTGGCCAGGTCGATGGGCAAGAAAAGGGTGATCGCTGAGACCGGTGCGGGACAGCATGGCGTCGCGACTGCCACTGCATGCGCCCTTCTCGGAATCGAGTGCGAGATATTCATGGGAGAGGTCGACGTCGCCAGGCAGAAACTGAACTGCTATCGAATGGAACTCCTGGGCGCAAAGGTCAACCCTGTGAAGACCGGGTCGAGGACCCTGAAGGATGCGATAAACGAAGCGCTGAGAGACTACGCGGCGACCAGCGATCATACGCACTACGTCATTGGGAGCGTCGTGGGCCCTCACCCGTATCCAACGATCGTTAGGGACTTCCAGTCAATCATCGGGCGCGAGGCGAAATCACAGATACGCCGAGCAATCGGCAAGCTTCCGGACGCGTTGGTGGCCTGCGTCGGGGGAGGGAGCAACTCGATCGGCTTGTTCCATCCGTTCGTTAGGGACAAGCGGGTCGCGATGTACGGGGTCGAAGCTGGTGGGGAAGGCATCGATAGCGGCAAGCACTCGGCCAGCTTGGTTGCCGGCTCTGATGGTGTGCTGCACGGCTTCAGGACACTTGTTCTTCAGGATCCGGAGGGGCAGATCTCAGAGACTCATTCCATCGCTGCAGGGCTCGACTACCCGGCTGTGGGTCCAGAACACGCCTTCTTCAAGGACAAAGGCCGCATCAAGTACGCGGCAGTCAACGATCAGGCCGCTCTTTCGGCGTTCCATTTGCTCTCCGAAACAGAAGGAATCATACCAGCGCTAGAGAGCGCTCATGCAGTCGCCTACACCGTCCGCCTTGCCAAGACCATGGACAAGGACCAGACAATCATCGTCAATTTGTCGGGCAGGGGAGACAAGGACGTGAACCAGGTAGCCGAGCTGGAGGGGCGATTATGA
- the trpA gene encoding tryptophan synthase subunit alpha, whose protein sequence is MSRVSERFERLRREGSGAFIPYVCAGDPDFDFTLRQIERLAKSGADIFEIGLPFSDPIADGPVIQGAMNRSLSSGFRTKDVFDLISFSRMRGVDQPMIVMTYYNPLLRFGVASFCEKLAEAGGDGLLVVDLPPEESKELDGAARTNALDVVRLVAPSTADSRLDFILSRTSGFVYAVSVAGTTGARIQLPASAERLLDRVTARSGIPVVLGFGVSSPSHVRAALSMGASGIVEGSRLISIYSDSLNDKDKALDLIESHAKEMKTATLLTERHNG, encoded by the coding sequence ATGAGCAGGGTATCGGAGAGGTTCGAACGCCTTCGGCGGGAAGGTTCCGGAGCGTTCATACCGTATGTTTGCGCTGGAGATCCAGATTTCGATTTCACCCTTCGACAGATTGAGAGGCTCGCCAAGTCGGGTGCTGACATCTTCGAGATAGGGCTGCCGTTCTCGGATCCTATTGCCGACGGCCCAGTCATCCAAGGGGCGATGAACAGGTCTCTTTCATCGGGTTTCAGGACGAAGGATGTGTTCGACTTGATATCGTTCTCTAGGATGCGGGGGGTCGATCAGCCCATGATTGTTATGACTTACTACAATCCGTTGCTGCGATTCGGAGTCGCGTCATTCTGCGAGAAACTGGCGGAAGCCGGTGGCGACGGTCTGCTCGTCGTGGACCTGCCACCGGAGGAATCGAAGGAGCTGGATGGCGCTGCACGGACCAACGCCCTCGACGTTGTCAGACTGGTTGCGCCTTCGACTGCAGATTCCAGGCTCGACTTCATTCTGTCAAGAACCTCAGGGTTCGTTTACGCGGTGTCGGTCGCCGGGACCACGGGCGCAAGGATTCAGTTACCCGCATCGGCAGAAAGGCTCTTGGATAGGGTCACGGCCAGAAGCGGGATTCCCGTGGTTCTCGGATTCGGGGTATCGAGTCCAAGCCATGTCAGAGCTGCTCTATCCATGGGCGCTTCCGGGATCGTGGAGGGATCGAGATTGATATCGATCTATTCGGACAGTCTCAATGACAAGGACAAAGCCCTCGACCTGATCGAGAGCCATGCCAAGGAGATGAAGACCGCCACTCTGCTCACCGAACGGCACAACGGTTAA
- a CDS encoding 4Fe-4S dicluster domain-containing protein — translation MPIERLPAEVEKDVHACLQCGYCNFVCPIQLNPDRGWESWRVRGKMYHLKRYAHPGTFGRLTGDRPRMTPEFVERIYNCTACGYCQHVCHAGIKFNDRWEQVKEWFVKTGVGPMDRHKALRTRVIAKHNPYDEPHENRESWIPKTAKRSKNPEVLYFTGCTASYRQQKIAQDATRVLDAAGIEYDMLGKDEWCCGSPLIRTGQTDIVTDEKDGLVKHNLREFEKRNISTVVTACAGCFMTLKHNYPIYAGKLDFKLFHLTQFIDQLISDKKLALKKPLPKKVAYHDPCHIGRHHGIFEEPRRILKAFPKSKYMELPHNRNDSQCCGAGGGFKIQFNDRAEYIASLRVKEAHDVGAEMLVSACPFCVTNLTGGAKVSGLKMEIAELVSLVADSVS, via the coding sequence ATGCCAATCGAGCGCTTGCCCGCTGAGGTCGAGAAGGATGTGCACGCGTGCCTTCAGTGCGGGTACTGTAACTTCGTGTGCCCTATCCAGCTGAACCCAGACAGAGGCTGGGAGTCTTGGCGCGTGCGCGGGAAGATGTATCATCTGAAGAGATACGCTCACCCGGGCACGTTCGGCAGGCTCACGGGCGATCGTCCGAGGATGACTCCGGAGTTCGTCGAGAGGATCTACAACTGCACTGCCTGCGGCTATTGCCAGCACGTCTGTCATGCGGGCATCAAGTTCAACGACCGCTGGGAGCAGGTCAAGGAGTGGTTCGTCAAGACGGGCGTTGGTCCTATGGACAGGCACAAGGCCTTGAGGACGAGGGTGATCGCGAAGCACAACCCGTACGACGAACCGCACGAGAACAGGGAGAGCTGGATCCCGAAGACGGCGAAGCGGTCGAAGAACCCCGAGGTGCTGTATTTCACGGGCTGCACGGCGAGCTACAGGCAGCAGAAGATCGCTCAGGACGCCACGAGGGTACTAGACGCCGCCGGGATCGAGTACGATATGCTGGGCAAGGACGAATGGTGTTGCGGGTCCCCTTTGATTAGGACGGGACAGACGGACATAGTCACAGACGAGAAGGACGGCCTCGTGAAGCACAACCTGAGGGAGTTCGAGAAGAGGAACATCAGCACGGTCGTCACCGCGTGCGCCGGCTGCTTCATGACGCTCAAGCACAACTACCCCATCTATGCTGGCAAACTCGATTTCAAGCTGTTCCATCTTACGCAGTTCATAGACCAGCTCATCTCCGACAAGAAGCTCGCGCTCAAGAAACCACTGCCGAAGAAGGTGGCGTATCACGATCCTTGCCATATAGGCCGCCACCATGGAATATTCGAGGAGCCCAGGCGGATACTCAAGGCGTTCCCGAAGTCCAAGTACATGGAACTCCCGCACAACAGGAACGACTCGCAATGCTGCGGCGCGGGCGGAGGTTTCAAGATTCAGTTCAACGACCGCGCGGAGTACATCGCGTCCCTTAGGGTCAAGGAGGCCCACGATGTCGGTGCCGAGATGCTCGTCTCTGCGTGTCCGTTCTGCGTGACCAACCTTACGGGAGGGGCGAAGGTGTCCGGGCTCAAGATGGAGATCGCGGAGCTCGTCTCTCTCGTGGCAGATTCGGTGAGCTGA
- a CDS encoding FtsX-like permease family protein, which yields MFKFGSRARSTSWGIAVCTMFIVASFSVAGGLRTSMDTLKDNFTEGTFLATKPGASGPEFFSEMSVYEVARNSAVGILADVVVAPYGTQVMAFAVSGNPNALPEQFYVTGTDAMRGDGFPFVGNITLQDQTSIDVSIVGGYSSTVFPSNWLLCSVGTLQTLTGHADMFNFMVVKEPSPADRAYLEDRGFSLQPLTSIVEFLDSGVREIESDAFWVLIPSSFVIAVLAYAFIGIETSDRRHDIGIIKTVGAGRRRVLSYLLLNALVISAWGGLVGIALGVVLSYGISTVASSLFTSVFVVKASGSVILISFVATAGAGLVGALGPAVKMTLTSPVDDLKEVTRSS from the coding sequence TTGTTCAAGTTCGGGTCCAGGGCGAGGTCCACTAGCTGGGGCATCGCCGTGTGCACCATGTTCATAGTCGCCAGCTTCTCTGTAGCGGGCGGTCTCAGAACCTCGATGGACACGCTGAAGGACAACTTCACTGAGGGCACCTTCCTGGCGACGAAGCCCGGAGCCTCGGGGCCTGAGTTCTTCAGCGAGATGTCGGTCTACGAGGTAGCACGGAATTCAGCAGTGGGCATACTCGCCGATGTCGTCGTCGCTCCATACGGGACGCAAGTCATGGCGTTCGCCGTATCCGGCAATCCGAACGCGCTGCCAGAGCAGTTCTACGTCACGGGGACAGACGCCATGAGGGGAGACGGGTTCCCGTTCGTGGGCAACATAACTTTGCAGGACCAGACCAGCATCGATGTCAGCATAGTCGGCGGATATTCTTCCACCGTGTTCCCGTCCAACTGGCTCCTTTGCAGTGTCGGGACGCTCCAGACGCTCACCGGCCACGCGGACATGTTCAACTTCATGGTGGTCAAGGAGCCATCTCCAGCCGACCGGGCCTATCTCGAGGACCGCGGTTTCTCGCTCCAGCCACTGACCAGCATCGTGGAATTCCTGGACTCAGGCGTCCGCGAGATCGAGTCCGATGCGTTCTGGGTCCTCATCCCTTCCTCGTTCGTGATAGCCGTCCTTGCGTACGCGTTCATCGGGATTGAGACCTCCGACAGAAGGCACGATATCGGGATCATCAAGACCGTTGGAGCCGGCAGGCGGCGAGTGCTGTCATACCTGCTTCTGAACGCTTTGGTGATCAGCGCCTGGGGAGGCCTTGTCGGGATCGCGCTCGGCGTCGTGCTGTCTTACGGCATCTCTACCGTCGCGTCGTCTCTCTTCACATCGGTCTTCGTGGTCAAGGCGAGCGGGTCCGTCATCCTGATCTCATTTGTTGCAACCGCGGGGGCAGGCCTCGTCGGCGCCCTCGGCCCTGCAGTCAAGATGACTCTGACATCGCCTGTAGACGACCTCAAGGAGGTGACACGATCATCCTGA
- a CDS encoding FtsX-like permease family protein, with translation MDIISALDSWSHPVNLSPEVFAFSSWDGKSFVLRGVDLDRFNSTGPAFTRFEVLGDQSPKDESNAIIGARLLERLRITLPFTLSLVGSYSDRLDFVRIVGSFETHTSLDDELLVSLEVARHLSGMPADKASIIRASTIYQKELRELLSPGRARFVLYDLWQSKSIVALNDSIQVTVGLRNWGRATGNVTVTFSDIDGVRDRADVFLEGLASTTLRRDFSFDQPSDDQRIQVSLSGDFSLDLYAFFRVVEPFLVVSARSVAVLGSEIEVKVTDFRGEPVPNATVRFQAESSFTDSSGRTAVNATQAGSSELTASYAGYAQGSVVVQVLDPASVVQAFLPRVSSLRVSPSSILQSEDAKGTVVVVNEGNLSGIFETNVYVDGRPYKTLNVSLGPLESVIETVYLTGQPVGGHVVQVGSYAESFYVTPWYADNSGLVRLILRYGGSTSVSSAGSIPIYQAAKISEGNVAVTLFSVGAISALLAGLAITAVFSKEVRESRRRLGVLKTIGAPREAIRRIVFHQALEAGLGGAAVGVALGIILVDRLSSSGTFMLFGHGLRVDIDTTLMLLIMLSAVLISVFSAMASTMQAVRETTISSIRSLAEEPSGQVEVDDLLRDD, from the coding sequence ATGGACATAATCTCGGCGCTCGATTCATGGTCCCATCCGGTCAATCTCAGCCCGGAGGTCTTTGCGTTCTCCTCATGGGACGGCAAATCGTTCGTCCTTAGGGGCGTCGATTTGGACCGGTTCAACTCGACGGGCCCGGCCTTCACACGATTCGAGGTCCTCGGAGACCAATCTCCGAAGGACGAATCCAACGCCATTATCGGGGCGCGTCTGCTCGAACGGCTTCGGATCACGCTGCCGTTCACGCTGTCCCTCGTGGGGAGTTACTCGGACAGGCTGGATTTCGTGCGTATAGTCGGCTCGTTCGAGACCCACACCTCGTTGGATGACGAGCTGCTCGTCTCCTTAGAAGTCGCAAGGCATTTGTCCGGCATGCCTGCGGACAAGGCGTCCATCATCAGAGCCAGCACAATCTATCAGAAGGAGCTCAGGGAGCTGCTGTCCCCGGGCCGTGCCAGGTTCGTCCTCTACGACCTCTGGCAGTCAAAGAGCATTGTCGCCTTGAACGATTCTATCCAGGTGACGGTTGGACTTCGCAACTGGGGCAGAGCCACAGGCAATGTCACAGTCACATTCAGTGACATCGACGGCGTCCGGGACCGGGCTGATGTATTTCTGGAAGGGCTCGCGTCGACCACTCTTCGCAGGGACTTCTCTTTCGATCAGCCCTCAGACGATCAACGCATCCAGGTTTCCCTGAGCGGCGACTTCTCCTTGGACTTGTATGCATTCTTCCGCGTCGTCGAGCCGTTCCTCGTCGTGTCAGCGCGGTCCGTCGCGGTCCTCGGCTCGGAGATCGAAGTCAAGGTGACCGATTTCAGGGGGGAACCCGTCCCGAACGCGACCGTCCGGTTCCAGGCGGAGAGTTCGTTCACGGACTCGAGCGGCCGCACGGCCGTCAACGCGACTCAGGCGGGGTCCTCAGAGCTCACAGCTTCGTACGCGGGGTACGCTCAGGGGTCGGTCGTCGTCCAGGTGCTTGACCCGGCCTCTGTGGTCCAGGCCTTCCTGCCAAGGGTGAGCTCGCTCAGGGTCAGCCCGTCAAGCATCCTTCAATCGGAGGATGCCAAGGGGACTGTTGTGGTCGTGAACGAAGGCAATCTGTCAGGGATCTTCGAGACGAACGTGTACGTGGACGGCAGGCCCTACAAGACCCTCAACGTCTCTCTCGGACCCCTTGAGAGCGTGATCGAGACGGTCTACTTGACGGGTCAACCGGTGGGCGGGCATGTGGTCCAGGTGGGCTCGTATGCCGAGTCCTTCTACGTGACCCCGTGGTACGCCGACAACAGCGGCCTGGTAAGGCTAATCCTGAGATATGGAGGATCGACCTCCGTGTCATCTGCAGGCTCGATCCCGATATATCAGGCCGCGAAGATTTCCGAGGGCAATGTCGCCGTGACCCTGTTCTCCGTCGGGGCGATATCGGCGTTGCTCGCGGGCCTCGCGATCACCGCCGTCTTCTCGAAGGAGGTGAGGGAGAGTAGGCGCAGGTTGGGGGTGCTGAAGACGATAGGGGCTCCGAGGGAAGCCATCAGGCGCATTGTCTTCCACCAGGCGCTCGAGGCGGGCCTCGGAGGTGCGGCCGTCGGTGTGGCGCTTGGGATCATCCTCGTCGACAGGCTCTCCTCATCAGGCACATTCATGCTGTTCGGACACGGGCTCAGGGTCGACATCGACACGACGCTCATGCTTCTGATCATGCTGAGCGCAGTCCTGATCAGCGTGTTCAGCGCCATGGCCTCGACGATGCAGGCCGTTCGCGAGACCACGATCAGCTCGATAAGGTCGCTAGCGGAGGAGCCGTCAGGACAGGTCGAGGTGGACGATCTGTTACGTGACGACTGA
- a CDS encoding DUF1616 domain-containing protein — protein sequence MLVTALAVSAISLGLIITAEYPSRTYFAITDVEGMIIENTSFTQGTNVSFVLHMKNGEDGHRNFTLVAYGMGTPAFGTQTFMKIMNKGETWNQTVEMHFTESGYFRLDFDLYIQEDAQPPTLYGNLHLWIEVWPPESVVT from the coding sequence ATGCTCGTAACGGCCCTAGCCGTCTCGGCGATCTCGCTAGGCCTCATAATAACGGCCGAATACCCCTCCCGGACGTACTTCGCGATAACGGACGTCGAGGGCATGATAATCGAGAACACGAGCTTCACCCAAGGGACCAATGTCAGTTTTGTCCTCCACATGAAGAACGGGGAGGACGGCCACAGGAACTTCACGCTCGTCGCCTACGGCATGGGCACCCCGGCCTTTGGAACTCAGACGTTCATGAAGATAATGAATAAGGGAGAAACCTGGAACCAGACAGTTGAGATGCATTTCACAGAGAGTGGCTATTTCAGGCTCGATTTTGACCTATACATCCAGGAGGACGCTCAGCCGCCCACCCTGTACGGCAACCTGCACTTGTGGATCGAGGTATGGCCGCCCGAATCAGTCGTCACGTAA
- a CDS encoding DUF1616 domain-containing protein produces the protein MSPADEASSGYYERALEFVRTDNGQRMTIIVFSLIATVALLAFPNTIAAYAFGIPFMFFVPGFTVVRMFFWKGTSPEAKFVLSLGLSILVVIFLGLMLVLTPIGLTSNSTRASLILFTLAAVTLETFVLTGGRV, from the coding sequence ATGAGTCCGGCTGACGAGGCCTCCTCTGGCTACTATGAAAGAGCCCTCGAGTTCGTCAGGACTGACAACGGCCAGAGGATGACGATAATCGTCTTCTCGCTGATCGCGACCGTCGCATTGCTCGCCTTCCCGAACACCATCGCCGCCTATGCTTTCGGCATCCCGTTCATGTTCTTCGTGCCTGGGTTCACAGTCGTCAGGATGTTCTTCTGGAAGGGTACTTCGCCAGAGGCGAAATTCGTCCTGAGCCTGGGTCTGAGCATACTGGTCGTGATATTCCTTGGCTTGATGCTCGTGCTCACACCAATCGGTCTCACATCCAACTCCACGCGGGCCTCGTTGATACTGTTCACCCTCGCCGCCGTCACCCTAGAGACTTTCGTTTTGACAGGGGGCAGGGTATAG